From a region of the Halorubrum sp. BV1 genome:
- a CDS encoding Hsp20/alpha crystallin family protein yields MSALRDALRDLPDAVFADLLESDDGYVLVVDLPGATAETTEVLAEDGRLVIEGRREKAVPDDFRYVREDRPLFLDAELPLPADADESGADAEMDRGVLEVTIPKRSDDAARTIPIDEGDGDGSDGDA; encoded by the coding sequence ATGTCAGCGTTACGCGACGCGCTCCGGGACCTCCCGGACGCGGTGTTTGCGGATCTGCTCGAATCCGACGACGGATACGTTCTCGTCGTCGACCTCCCGGGTGCAACTGCAGAGACGACTGAGGTCCTCGCGGAGGACGGGCGGCTCGTTATCGAAGGCCGACGAGAGAAGGCCGTTCCGGACGACTTCCGCTATGTGCGAGAGGACCGTCCGCTGTTCCTCGACGCCGAGTTGCCGCTCCCCGCGGACGCCGACGAAAGTGGCGCGGACGCTGAGATGGACCGCGGCGTCCTCGAAGTCACCATCCCCAAGCGGAGCGACGACGCCGCGCGCACTATCCCGATCGACGAGGGAGACGGAGACGGCTCCGACGGTGACGCCTGA
- a CDS encoding DUF2391 family protein, protein MGTDGDDTRRSDDAAGSDDGSATAVEDDSAGSGGGPTTPGDRSIDSPRAPSDPDITDLLAKLDALRDTVDDPHEREAVRQTISLVEQMPGSGAFTSRITKYTSRDMAEAFVGSVLFALPLLVEGGVFEIAAWFAAVTVADVPVLLAVHIGFVLLVTAGLLYFADFRQIEVRHPILGVIPRRYAGVLLVSLLTSVVMLLLWGRLHEGDPSAVERMGRVALVWAAAAFGAGLGDILPGESQGEDIYDIDLDLDFDRGGGKRDD, encoded by the coding sequence ATGGGTACCGACGGGGACGACACGAGGCGCTCCGACGACGCGGCGGGATCCGACGACGGTTCCGCGACCGCCGTCGAGGACGACTCTGCGGGATCCGGTGGTGGACCGACGACCCCCGGCGATCGATCGATCGACTCGCCACGCGCTCCGAGCGACCCCGACATTACCGATCTGCTTGCGAAACTCGACGCACTCCGCGACACCGTCGACGACCCGCACGAGCGCGAGGCGGTTCGACAGACGATCTCCCTCGTCGAACAGATGCCCGGAAGCGGGGCGTTCACCAGCCGGATCACCAAGTACACCTCGCGGGACATGGCGGAGGCGTTCGTGGGGTCGGTCCTCTTCGCGCTCCCCCTTCTCGTCGAAGGGGGCGTCTTCGAGATCGCGGCGTGGTTCGCGGCAGTCACCGTCGCCGACGTCCCCGTGCTGCTCGCGGTCCACATCGGGTTCGTCCTCCTCGTCACCGCGGGCCTGCTCTACTTCGCGGACTTCCGGCAGATCGAGGTTCGGCATCCGATCCTCGGCGTCATCCCGCGACGGTACGCCGGCGTCTTACTCGTCTCGCTCCTCACGTCGGTCGTCATGTTACTGCTGTGGGGACGGCTGCACGAGGGTGACCCGAGCGCGGTCGAGCGGATGGGACGCGTCGCGCTCGTCTGGGCGGCCGCCGCCTTCGGTGCCGGACTCGGCGACATCCTTCCGGGCGAATCACAGGGCGAGGACATCTACGACATCGACTTGGACCTCGACTTCGACCGCGGCGGTGGCAAGCGGGATGACTGA
- a CDS encoding alpha/beta fold hydrolase, protein MQRVTHHGRGTAYRASGRGGGPGVCFIHGSGGTKGVWKAQARASDRFRTVALDLSGHGDSDDVDTAAGTETLAAYADDVVAVAAATGATVLCGNSLGGAVALRVALDRDYALDGLVLAGTGATLGVTPELLDALSTDFDRAIDYLHEPDRLFHDAPPEYVERSRIAMRECGREVTERDFRTCHTFDVRERLGEVAVPSLAVVGEHDALTPPASHEYLADRIDDCEYAVIDAAAHLAMLERPAAFNAALSTFLARVHPSA, encoded by the coding sequence ATGCAGCGCGTCACGCATCACGGTCGCGGGACGGCCTACCGCGCCTCCGGCCGCGGCGGCGGTCCGGGGGTCTGTTTCATCCACGGAAGCGGCGGAACGAAGGGAGTCTGGAAGGCGCAGGCTCGCGCGAGCGACCGGTTCCGGACCGTCGCGCTCGATTTGTCCGGCCACGGCGACAGCGACGACGTGGACACGGCGGCGGGAACCGAGACCCTCGCCGCGTACGCGGACGACGTCGTCGCCGTCGCAGCGGCGACGGGAGCGACCGTGCTCTGTGGCAACTCGCTCGGCGGGGCCGTGGCGCTGCGGGTCGCGCTCGACCGCGATTACGCGCTCGACGGACTGGTGCTCGCGGGCACGGGCGCGACACTCGGCGTAACGCCGGAGCTTCTGGACGCGCTTTCGACCGACTTCGACCGGGCGATCGATTACCTACACGAGCCTGACCGCCTCTTTCACGACGCGCCGCCGGAGTACGTCGAACGGTCGCGCATCGCCATGCGCGAGTGCGGCCGCGAGGTCACGGAGCGCGATTTCCGGACCTGCCACACCTTCGACGTCCGCGAGCGCCTCGGCGAGGTCGCCGTTCCGTCGCTCGCGGTCGTCGGCGAGCACGACGCGCTCACGCCGCCCGCGTCCCACGAGTATCTCGCCGACCGGATCGACGACTGCGAGTACGCGGTGATCGACGCCGCCGCTCACCTCGCGATGCTCGAACGGCCCGCGGCGTTCAACGCGGCGCTGTCGACGTTCCTGGCGCGCGTGCACCCCTCGGCGTAG
- a CDS encoding CDC48 family AAA ATPase — translation MKLTVRPLKQKDAGRRLAAIDRVAADELGLSGGDIVRVEGQDGAAIARVWPGYPEDDGTGVVRIDGRLRQEANVGIDDRVTVESVDVSRAESVTIAFPSQLRVRGQIAPFIRDKLSGQPVTEGQTIRTSMGFGLMGGQSQAVPMKIAETHPGGTVVITDETDISISEVAAEEIAERGEGPDGTGEGPDVTYEDIGGLDSELEQVREMIELPMRHPELFKRLGIDPPKGVLLHGPPGTGKTLIAKAVANEIDANFHTISGPEIMSKYYGESEEQLRDVFEEASEEAPSIIFMDELDSIAPKREEAGGDVERRVVAQLLSLMDGLEERGEVVVIGATNRVDAIDPALRRGGRFDREIEVGVPDRDGRKEILQVHTRNMPLVEDIDLDEYAENTHGFVGADLESLAKESAMHALRRIRPELDLESDEIDADVLNSIQVTESDFKEAIKGIEPSALREVFVEVPDVTWDQVGGLDDTKERLRETIQWPLEYPEVFEELDMQAAKGVLMYGPPGTGKTLLAKAVANESESNFISIKGPELLNKYVGESEKGVREVFSKARENAPTIVFFDEIDSIATERGTNSGDSGVGERVVSQLLTELDGLESLEDVVVIATTNRPDLIDSALLRPGRLDRHVHVPVPDEEARRKILAVHTRRKPLADDVDLDTLARKMEGYVGADIEAVAREASMNASREFIGSVSQEEVGESVGNVRVTMQHFEDALREVNPSVTPETRERYEEIEKQFKRSDVDRTEAEPGAAFQ, via the coding sequence ATGAAACTCACCGTCAGACCGCTAAAACAGAAGGACGCCGGGCGTCGGCTCGCGGCTATCGACCGTGTCGCGGCCGACGAGTTAGGGCTCTCCGGCGGCGACATCGTCCGCGTCGAGGGTCAGGACGGAGCCGCGATCGCTCGCGTCTGGCCCGGCTACCCCGAAGACGACGGCACGGGCGTCGTCCGTATCGACGGTCGGCTCCGTCAGGAGGCGAACGTCGGGATCGACGACCGCGTGACGGTCGAGTCCGTCGATGTCTCGCGGGCGGAGTCGGTCACCATCGCGTTCCCGAGCCAGCTTCGGGTGCGCGGTCAGATCGCGCCGTTCATCCGCGACAAGCTCTCCGGACAGCCGGTGACCGAGGGACAGACGATCCGCACCTCGATGGGCTTCGGCCTGATGGGCGGTCAGTCGCAGGCGGTGCCGATGAAGATCGCCGAGACCCACCCCGGCGGCACCGTCGTCATCACCGACGAGACCGATATCTCGATCTCAGAGGTCGCCGCCGAGGAGATAGCGGAACGCGGCGAGGGTCCCGACGGGACCGGCGAGGGGCCGGACGTAACCTACGAGGACATCGGCGGGCTCGACAGCGAGCTTGAGCAGGTCCGCGAGATGATCGAGCTGCCGATGCGACACCCGGAGCTGTTCAAGCGGCTCGGCATCGACCCGCCGAAGGGTGTCTTGCTCCACGGCCCGCCGGGCACGGGGAAGACGCTGATCGCGAAGGCCGTCGCCAACGAGATCGACGCGAACTTCCACACAATCTCCGGCCCGGAGATCATGTCGAAGTACTACGGGGAGTCGGAAGAGCAGCTCCGTGACGTGTTCGAGGAGGCCTCGGAGGAGGCGCCCTCGATCATCTTCATGGACGAGCTCGACTCCATCGCCCCCAAGCGCGAGGAGGCCGGCGGCGACGTGGAACGGCGCGTCGTGGCCCAGCTGCTCTCGCTCATGGACGGGCTCGAAGAGCGCGGCGAGGTCGTCGTCATCGGGGCGACGAACCGCGTCGACGCCATCGATCCCGCGCTCCGGCGCGGCGGTCGCTTCGACCGCGAGATCGAGGTCGGCGTCCCCGACCGCGACGGCCGCAAGGAGATCCTGCAGGTCCACACGCGGAACATGCCGCTGGTCGAGGACATCGACTTGGACGAGTACGCCGAGAACACCCACGGCTTCGTCGGAGCCGACCTCGAATCGCTGGCGAAGGAGTCCGCGATGCACGCGCTTCGGCGCATCCGCCCCGAACTCGACTTAGAGAGCGACGAGATCGACGCGGACGTGCTGAACTCCATCCAAGTCACCGAGAGCGACTTCAAGGAGGCGATAAAGGGGATCGAGCCCTCCGCGCTGCGCGAGGTGTTCGTGGAGGTTCCCGACGTCACCTGGGATCAAGTCGGCGGCTTGGACGACACGAAAGAGCGGCTCCGCGAGACGATCCAGTGGCCGCTCGAGTACCCCGAGGTGTTCGAGGAACTCGACATGCAGGCCGCGAAGGGCGTGCTGATGTACGGCCCGCCGGGCACGGGGAAGACCCTGCTCGCGAAGGCCGTCGCCAACGAGAGCGAGTCGAACTTCATCTCGATCAAGGGGCCTGAGCTTTTGAACAAGTACGTGGGCGAGTCCGAGAAGGGCGTCCGCGAAGTGTTCAGCAAGGCCCGCGAGAACGCGCCGACCATCGTGTTCTTCGACGAGATTGACTCGATCGCGACCGAGCGCGGGACGAACTCGGGCGACTCCGGCGTCGGCGAGCGCGTCGTCTCCCAGCTGCTGACGGAACTCGACGGGCTCGAATCGCTGGAGGACGTGGTCGTCATCGCGACGACGAACCGTCCGGACCTGATCGACTCCGCGCTGCTCCGGCCCGGACGCCTGGACCGCCACGTCCACGTCCCCGTGCCGGACGAGGAGGCGCGCCGGAAGATCCTAGCGGTCCACACCCGGCGCAAGCCGCTGGCCGACGACGTCGACCTCGACACGCTCGCCCGCAAGATGGAGGGGTACGTCGGAGCCGACATCGAGGCCGTCGCCCGTGAGGCGTCGATGAACGCCTCGCGGGAGTTCATCGGCAGCGTCTCGCAGGAGGAAGTCGGCGAGTCGGTCGGCAACGTCCGCGTGACGATGCAGCACTTCGAGGACGCCCTCCGAGAGGTGAACCCAAGCGTCACTCCCGAGACGCGGGAGCGCTACGAGGAGATAGAAAAGCAGTTCAAGCGGTCGGACGTCGACCGCACGGAAGCCGAGCCCGGCGCGGCGTTCCAGTAA
- the engB gene encoding GTP-binding protein EngB — MFEDRPDRDAEVVLVGRSNVGKSTLMRELTGHDFSTGGKPGVTRQPNHFDWASEGFMFTDLPGFGFMSGVEDERREQIKTDIVQYLEENAEHILAGVVVMDGKAAVDIIDRHAERGNVPHDVEMYGFLEDVGVEPIVAVNKTDKIDDLDERLDEICDRLGLFPPWQQWSDRIAPICAKRGDIEALEECLRTRFHEHNRDDLLKFVS, encoded by the coding sequence ATGTTCGAAGACCGGCCGGACCGCGACGCCGAGGTCGTCCTCGTGGGACGCTCGAACGTCGGCAAGTCCACGCTGATGCGCGAACTGACGGGTCACGACTTCTCGACCGGCGGCAAGCCGGGAGTGACCCGCCAGCCGAACCACTTCGACTGGGCCAGCGAGGGGTTCATGTTCACCGACCTGCCCGGGTTCGGTTTCATGTCGGGCGTCGAAGACGAGCGCCGCGAGCAGATCAAGACGGACATCGTCCAGTACCTAGAGGAGAACGCGGAGCACATCCTCGCGGGCGTCGTCGTGATGGACGGGAAAGCCGCGGTCGACATCATCGACCGCCACGCGGAGCGCGGGAACGTCCCGCACGACGTGGAGATGTACGGGTTCCTCGAAGACGTGGGCGTGGAACCGATCGTGGCCGTGAACAAGACCGACAAGATCGACGACCTCGACGAGCGGCTCGACGAGATCTGCGACCGACTCGGACTGTTTCCGCCGTGGCAGCAGTGGTCCGACCGGATCGCCCCGATCTGCGCGAAACGCGGCGACATCGAGGCGCTGGAGGAGTGCCTCAGAACACGCTTTCACGAGCACAACCGGGACGACCTGTTGAAGTTCGTTTCGTAG
- a CDS encoding CBS domain-containing protein, with the protein MIVEEVMSTELVTCDVGASVREATERMLRNRVGSVIVTDGRTPAGIATEADVLYAGYAADEPLSTIPLRKAMTSPVVTIRPSATLRTATDRMRSESVKKLVVTEEMQPVGIVTTQDIADNYGQIRREVRDLAADATNWSNRSDRP; encoded by the coding sequence ATGATCGTCGAGGAGGTGATGTCGACGGAGTTGGTCACCTGCGACGTCGGCGCGTCCGTCAGGGAGGCGACGGAGCGGATGCTCCGGAACCGAGTCGGGAGCGTGATCGTCACCGACGGGCGGACACCGGCGGGGATCGCGACCGAGGCCGACGTGCTCTACGCGGGATACGCCGCCGACGAGCCGCTTTCGACCATTCCGCTACGGAAGGCGATGACCAGCCCGGTCGTGACAATCCGGCCGTCTGCGACGCTCCGGACCGCGACAGACCGCATGCGTTCGGAGAGTGTAAAAAAGCTCGTCGTCACGGAGGAGATGCAACCGGTCGGGATAGTGACCACGCAGGACATCGCCGACAACTACGGGCAGATCCGGCGCGAAGTCCGGGACCTCGCGGCCGACGCGACGAACTGGTCGAATCGGAGCGACCGCCCCTGA
- a CDS encoding aminotransferase class I/II-fold pyridoxal phosphate-dependent enzyme, with protein sequence MRIDPFGLERWFAEHEHEADIMLAESGIRSLDASRFDLDPGRFDYVIPTNGDPDLRASVGERYGRSADEVLVTCGTQEANFLAFASLLGDDGGIGEGGGDDDPVGTGTHAVVVTPTYQALHAVPEAFGEVTRVELDPPTWELSPDAVADAARDDTAVIVVNNPNNPTGRYHDEAAMRAVYDVAVDHGAYLLCDEVYRLLAEDPQPPVASYGRHGISTTSLTKAYGLAGLRFGWMVGPEPVVERAWQWKDYTTISPSIVGQHVAEQALGRREDRILSENRDLAETNRGVVADWVADRGLDWYDPVGVNGFVTVPNGFADAETFCRTVVAEASVVLAPGTLFGFPDRFRIGFGLPTAELEEGLGRVDRVIDERQEGTATNGGAA encoded by the coding sequence ATGCGCATCGACCCGTTCGGCCTTGAACGCTGGTTCGCGGAACACGAACACGAGGCCGACATCATGTTGGCCGAGAGCGGGATTCGGTCGCTGGACGCGAGTCGCTTCGACCTCGACCCGGGTCGGTTCGACTACGTCATCCCGACGAACGGCGACCCCGACCTCCGCGCCTCGGTGGGTGAGAGGTACGGGCGCAGCGCCGACGAAGTTCTCGTCACCTGTGGCACCCAAGAGGCGAATTTCCTCGCGTTCGCGTCCCTGCTCGGCGACGACGGGGGGATCGGGGAGGGTGGAGGCGACGACGACCCGGTCGGTACCGGCACCCACGCGGTCGTCGTGACGCCGACGTATCAGGCGCTCCACGCCGTTCCGGAGGCGTTCGGCGAGGTGACGCGCGTCGAGTTGGACCCTCCGACGTGGGAGCTCTCGCCCGACGCGGTCGCCGATGCGGCCCGGGATGACACCGCGGTTATCGTTGTGAACAACCCCAACAATCCCACCGGTCGGTACCACGACGAGGCTGCGATGCGGGCGGTATACGATGTCGCCGTCGATCACGGGGCGTACCTGCTCTGTGACGAGGTGTACCGACTGCTCGCGGAGGACCCGCAACCGCCGGTCGCGAGCTACGGTCGGCACGGGATCTCCACGACGAGCCTCACGAAGGCGTACGGACTCGCCGGGCTCCGGTTCGGTTGGATGGTCGGTCCGGAGCCGGTCGTGGAGCGCGCGTGGCAGTGGAAAGACTACACGACGATCTCCCCGTCGATCGTCGGCCAACACGTCGCGGAACAGGCGCTCGGCAGACGCGAGGACCGAATTCTCTCCGAGAACCGCGACCTCGCCGAGACGAACCGAGGCGTCGTCGCCGACTGGGTCGCGGACCGCGGCCTCGACTGGTACGACCCGGTCGGCGTCAACGGATTCGTGACGGTGCCGAACGGCTTCGCCGACGCCGAGACGTTCTGTCGGACGGTCGTCGCGGAGGCGAGCGTCGTGCTCGCGCCGGGCACCCTGTTCGGGTTCCCGGATCGCTTCCGGATCGGGTTCGGGCTGCCGACGGCGGAGTTGGAGGAGGGGCTCGGCCGCGTCGACCGCGTGATCGACGAGCGGCAGGAAGGGACCGCGACGAACGGGGGTGCGGCCTGA
- a CDS encoding translation initiation factor IF-5A has protein sequence MPREQKQVRELQEGSYVMMDDSPCKINHYSTAKPGKHGSAKARVEGKGVFDEKKRSLSQPVDAKVWVPIIQRKQGQVVSVSGDDAQVMDLDTYETFTMRIPEDEDFSSDDNIEYLEYEGQRKVVG, from the coding sequence ATGCCGCGAGAGCAGAAGCAGGTTCGCGAACTACAGGAGGGCAGCTACGTCATGATGGACGACTCGCCCTGCAAGATCAATCACTACAGCACCGCCAAGCCCGGAAAACACGGGAGCGCCAAGGCCCGCGTCGAGGGGAAGGGCGTCTTCGACGAGAAGAAGCGCTCGCTCTCCCAGCCCGTCGACGCGAAGGTCTGGGTGCCGATCATCCAGCGGAAACAGGGACAGGTCGTCTCCGTCTCCGGTGACGACGCGCAGGTCATGGATCTGGACACCTACGAAACGTTCACGATGCGCATCCCCGAGGACGAGGACTTCTCCTCTGACGACAACATCGAGTACTTAGAGTACGAGGGCCAGCGGAAAGTCGTCGGGTAA
- the speB gene encoding agmatinase, which translates to MFPGATTDREAASYVVVGAPLDATTTFQPGTRFGPDRVRRFAETFDDYDRETASHFSAHGVCDAGNVRPWDDVEAYLDHLAAELRSVVYDDAIPLLVGGEHTVTHAGVDATDPDVLVVCDAHLDLRDAYDGNPLNHACVTRRALDDLGVDRAVIVGARTGSEAEWDRAADADVTVVAPEDSREWIDALGEGDADPFAGESVYCSIDIDGLDPGFAPGTGTMEPFGLTPRAVRDLVRTVAPRAAGFDIVEVNDRDDGQAAALGGKLLREFVFAHAGSAAER; encoded by the coding sequence ATGTTTCCGGGAGCGACGACCGATCGCGAGGCTGCTTCCTACGTGGTCGTCGGCGCTCCCCTCGACGCCACGACCACCTTTCAGCCGGGCACCCGGTTCGGACCGGACCGAGTCCGGCGGTTCGCCGAGACGTTCGACGACTACGACCGCGAAACGGCGAGTCACTTCTCCGCTCACGGCGTCTGTGACGCCGGGAACGTGCGGCCGTGGGACGACGTCGAGGCGTACCTCGACCACCTCGCTGCCGAACTCAGGAGCGTCGTCTACGACGACGCCATCCCGCTTCTCGTCGGCGGCGAACACACCGTCACGCACGCGGGCGTCGACGCGACCGACCCGGACGTGCTCGTCGTCTGTGACGCCCACCTCGACCTGCGAGACGCCTACGACGGGAACCCGCTGAACCACGCGTGCGTCACGCGGCGCGCCCTCGACGACCTCGGCGTCGACCGCGCCGTGATCGTCGGCGCGCGCACCGGCTCCGAGGCCGAGTGGGACCGCGCTGCAGACGCCGACGTGACCGTGGTCGCCCCCGAGGACTCACGCGAGTGGATCGACGCGCTCGGCGAGGGGGACGCCGATCCGTTCGCCGGCGAGTCCGTGTACTGTTCGATCGACATCGACGGCCTCGATCCCGGGTTCGCGCCGGGAACGGGGACGATGGAACCGTTCGGACTGACGCCGCGTGCGGTCCGCGATCTGGTTCGGACGGTCGCGCCGCGCGCCGCTGGCTTCGACATCGTCGAGGTGAATGACCGCGACGACGGGCAAGCGGCGGCGCTGGGCGGGAAGCTCCTCCGGGAGTTCGTCTTCGCGCACGCGGGCAGCGCGGCGGAGCGGTGA
- a CDS encoding HVO_0476 family zinc finger protein, with the protein MSESGDPVGLPCPACSPGEETVHEVLRPGGQATVRCTDCDHTYKTEIPDEETVDLTIVVSQDGESFTTRMDVPADTYVATGEEFVVDTDDALMQVRVTGIEVGPEQRVEEADIEDVETLWTRAVDNVAVAVTLHPKDGTADQTRSLRVNVPGDYEFTVDETAEFGEEEFTVEGLQIREDAPEYRHEKLDHPGDFAYAKDLKRVYARDESLTAWSAW; encoded by the coding sequence ATGAGCGAATCCGGAGATCCGGTCGGTCTCCCCTGTCCGGCGTGCTCGCCGGGCGAGGAGACCGTCCACGAGGTGTTACGCCCCGGCGGACAGGCGACCGTCCGCTGTACCGACTGCGACCACACGTACAAGACCGAAATCCCGGACGAAGAGACCGTCGACCTGACGATCGTCGTCTCACAGGACGGCGAGTCGTTCACGACGCGGATGGACGTGCCCGCGGACACTTACGTCGCGACCGGCGAGGAGTTCGTCGTCGACACCGACGACGCGCTGATGCAGGTTCGCGTCACCGGGATCGAGGTCGGCCCCGAACAGCGCGTCGAGGAGGCGGACATCGAGGACGTCGAGACGCTGTGGACGCGCGCGGTCGACAACGTCGCCGTCGCGGTGACGCTCCACCCGAAGGACGGCACCGCGGACCAGACGCGGTCGCTGCGCGTGAACGTCCCCGGCGACTACGAGTTCACCGTCGACGAGACGGCGGAGTTCGGCGAGGAGGAGTTCACCGTCGAAGGGCTTCAGATCCGCGAGGACGCCCCCGAGTACCGCCACGAAAAGCTCGACCACCCGGGCGACTTCGCGTATGCCAAGGACCTCAAGCGCGTGTACGCTCGCGACGAGAGTCTGACGGCGTGGTCGGCGTGGTGA
- the prs gene encoding ribose-phosphate diphosphokinase, giving the protein MIVPGSSSQLLAAALAEKTGERLATPTYDRFPDGESLAAVPNFDAESATVVAATDSDAAWVELLQLQDAVREAGATDVTTVVPYMGYARQDRSFADGEPVSARAMARAISTGTDRVVLVNPHERDVAAFYDVPVDIVDAAAVLADPLPADLADPLFLAPDEGAVDIAETVRDAHGTGAVDYFEKHRDRDTGAVEVSPSDAPVADRDVVVVDDIVATGSTMSESVSVLTDRGAAGVIAACVHPMLAANAVTKLRSAGVDRLVGTDTIERGCSVVSVAAPLADALGSLGSA; this is encoded by the coding sequence ATGATCGTACCCGGATCCAGCTCACAGCTCCTCGCGGCCGCGCTCGCGGAGAAAACGGGGGAACGGCTCGCGACGCCGACGTACGACCGGTTCCCGGACGGCGAGTCGCTCGCCGCGGTCCCCAACTTCGACGCCGAGTCGGCGACAGTCGTCGCCGCGACCGACTCCGACGCCGCGTGGGTCGAACTCCTCCAGCTACAGGACGCCGTCCGCGAGGCGGGCGCGACGGACGTGACCACCGTCGTCCCGTACATGGGATACGCGCGACAGGACCGGTCGTTCGCCGACGGCGAGCCCGTCTCGGCGCGCGCGATGGCGCGCGCGATCTCGACCGGGACCGACCGCGTCGTCCTCGTCAACCCCCACGAACGGGACGTCGCGGCGTTCTACGACGTGCCCGTGGACATCGTCGACGCCGCGGCCGTCCTCGCCGACCCGCTCCCTGCCGACCTCGCCGACCCGCTGTTTCTCGCGCCCGACGAGGGCGCGGTCGACATCGCAGAGACGGTCCGGGACGCCCACGGCACCGGTGCGGTCGATTACTTCGAGAAGCACCGCGACCGTGACACTGGCGCGGTCGAGGTCTCGCCGTCGGACGCGCCCGTCGCCGACCGCGACGTGGTCGTCGTCGACGACATCGTCGCCACGGGATCGACCATGAGCGAGTCCGTCTCGGTGTTGACCGACCGCGGCGCGGCGGGCGTGATCGCCGCTTGCGTCCACCCCATGCTCGCGGCCAACGCCGTGACGAAGCTCCGGAGCGCGGGCGTCGATCGGCTCGTCGGGACCGACACGATAGAGCGCGGGTGTAGCGTCGTCAGCGTCGCCGCCCCGCTCGCCGACGCGCTCGGTTCGCTCGGCTCGGCTTAA
- a CDS encoding sugar O-acetyltransferase yields MPTETERMLAGEPYDPTDPALVADRERARGLVRRYNATTEAERDHRRTLLDELFDAGGGDAVVEPPFRCDYGYNVAVGTDFFANFGCVFLDVTPIRFGDRCLLGPGVHVYTPTHPIDPDERATGRERGEPVTVGDDVWIGGRAVVTPGVTIGDGAVVAAGSVVTSDVPERVVAGGNPARVIREISDDAPTSS; encoded by the coding sequence ATGCCGACCGAAACCGAACGAATGCTCGCCGGCGAGCCGTACGACCCCACCGATCCGGCCCTCGTCGCCGACCGCGAGCGCGCTCGCGGGCTCGTCCGCCGGTACAACGCGACGACCGAGGCGGAACGCGATCACAGACGGACGCTCCTCGACGAACTGTTCGACGCTGGCGGCGGCGACGCCGTCGTCGAACCGCCGTTCCGCTGTGACTACGGCTACAACGTCGCCGTCGGCACCGACTTCTTCGCGAACTTCGGCTGCGTGTTCCTCGACGTCACCCCGATCCGCTTCGGCGACCGTTGTCTGCTCGGTCCCGGCGTCCATGTGTACACGCCGACGCACCCGATCGACCCCGACGAGCGCGCGACGGGACGCGAGCGCGGAGAGCCGGTGACCGTCGGCGACGACGTGTGGATCGGCGGCCGCGCCGTCGTGACGCCCGGCGTGACGATCGGCGACGGAGCGGTCGTCGCGGCCGGCTCCGTCGTGACGAGCGACGTGCCGGAGCGCGTCGTCGCGGGCGGGAACCCGGCACGGGTGATCCGGGAGATTTCCGACGACGCGCCTACATCCAGTTAA
- a CDS encoding universal stress protein, producing MYDDILVPTDGSEAVDRALDHAVRLASDHDATVHALYVVDRRIVTANSGDLHDEIVADLESQGDAAVARVADHAREAGLDAETHVVEGTPDTEIVAYAEENEIDVIVLSPEGKSPRERIQSLGSVSDRVADDATVPVFLIK from the coding sequence ATGTACGACGACATCCTGGTGCCGACCGACGGTAGCGAGGCAGTCGACCGAGCGCTCGACCACGCGGTGCGACTGGCGAGCGACCACGATGCGACGGTCCACGCGCTGTACGTCGTCGACCGCCGGATCGTCACCGCGAACTCCGGCGACCTCCACGACGAGATCGTCGCAGACCTCGAATCACAGGGCGACGCGGCGGTCGCACGCGTCGCCGACCACGCTCGCGAGGCCGGACTCGACGCGGAGACGCACGTCGTCGAGGGGACGCCCGACACGGAGATCGTCGCGTACGCCGAGGAAAACGAGATCGACGTGATCGTCTTGAGCCCCGAAGGGAAGTCACCGCGCGAGCGGATCCAGTCGCTCGGGAGCGTCTCGGACCGCGTCGCAGACGACGCGACTGTCCCCGTGTTCCTGATCAAATAA